One Echeneis naucrates chromosome 16, fEcheNa1.1, whole genome shotgun sequence DNA window includes the following coding sequences:
- the LOC115056412 gene encoding troponin I, fast skeletal muscle-like, whose protein sequence is MSEKKMSSSRKHHLKSLMLQIAKGLLEEEERDREVQRTRYMAENCPPLSMPRSMQELQELCREIHRKVDTIDEERYDLEMKVSKSNKEIDDLKIKVQDLMGKFKKPVLKKVRMSADAMLKALLGSKHTVNLDLRANLKQVKKEVKEEDKELRDVGDWRKNIEDKAGMDGRKKMFEAEA, encoded by the exons ATGTCAGA gaaaaagaTGTCGTCGAGTCGCAAGCATCATCTGAAG AGTTTGATGCTGCAAATCGCCAAAGGTttactggaggaggaggagcgggacCGAGAGGTGCAGAGGACGAGGTACATGGCTGAGAACTGCCCTCCTCTGTCCATGCCCAGGAGCATGCAAGAGCTTCAG GAGCTGTGCAGGGAGATCCACCGCAAGGTCGACACCATCGATGAGGAGAGATACGACCTGGAGATGAAAGTCAGCAAGTCCAACAAAGAG ATCGACGACCTGAAGATCAAAGTTCAGGACCTGATGGGTAAATTCAAGAAGCCCGTCCTGAAGAAGGTCCGCATGTCGGCCGACGCCATGTTGAAGGCTCTGCTGGGCTCCAAACACACCGTGAACCTGGACCTGAGGGCCAACCTGAAGCAGGTCAagaaggaggtgaaggaggag gatAAGGAGCTGCGTGACGTCGGGGACTGGCGCAAAAACATTGAAGACAAAGCCGGAATGGACGGGAGGAAGAAGATGTTCGAGGCCGAGGCTTGA
- the LOC115056415 gene encoding troponin I, fast skeletal muscle-like, whose protein sequence is MSEKKMTSSRKHHLKSLMLHIAAGWIENEKKQLVETKKAYMAEMCPAPSLGGDHATLMETCRKIHALIDKVDEERYDLHTKTVKADKEIEDLKLKVIDLAGVKKPALKKVRMSADAMLKALLGSKHTVNMDLRANLKQVKKEVKEEPSEAVGDWRKNIEDKADRKKMFETS, encoded by the exons ATGTCTGA gaagaaaatgacTTCGAGCCGGAAGCATCATCTAAAG AGTTTGATGCTTCATATCGCGGCGGGTTGGATTGAAAACGAGAAGAAGCAGCTGGTGGAAACCAAGAAGGCCTACATGGCTGAGATGTGTCCTGCACCCAGCCTGGGGGGGGACCACGCCACCCTCATG GAAACTTGCAGAAAGATTCACGCTCTCATCGACAAAGTGGATGAAGAAAGATACGACCTGCACACCAAAACCGTCAAAGCCGACAAAGAG ATCGAGGATCTGAAGCTGAAGGTGATCGACCTGGCCGGAGTGAAGAAGCCCGCCCTGAAGAAGGTCCGCATGTCGGCCGACGCCATGTTGAAGGCTCTGCTGGGCTCCAAACACACCGTGAACATGGACCTGAGGGCCAACCTGAAGCAGGTCAagaaggaggtgaaggaggag CCCAGCGAGGCCGTCGGCGACTGGCGTAAGAACATCGAGGACAAGGCCGACAGGAAGAAGATGTTCGAGACCTCCTAA
- the LOC115056413 gene encoding troponin I, fast skeletal muscle-like: MATEKRLSARRKHTLKSCMLVVANNLLEAEASVKAGEREKFLADKCPPLELPYARDELLELCQKLHEQIDISEEERYCLEFKLNMVLNEVRDLNIKIVDLRGKFKRPRLKKVRMSADAMLKALLGSKHTVNMDLRANLKQVKKEVKEEDKKLRDVGDWRKNIDDKSDRKKMFDS, encoded by the exons ATGGCAACTGA gaagAGACTGTCTGCGAGGCGTAAGCATACTCTGAAG AGCTGCATGCTGGTGGTGGCCAATAATCTGCTGGAGGCCGAAGCGTCGGTGAAGGCCGGCGAGCGGGAGAAGTTCCTGGCTGATAAATGTCCTCCTCTGGAGCTGCCGTACGCCAGGGATGAGCTCCTG gaACTTTGCCAGAAACTTCATGAGCAGATTGACATCAGTGAAGAGGAGAGATACTGCTTAGAGTTCAAACTAAACATGGTTCTCAACGAG GTCAGAGATCTCAACATAAAGATCGTGGATCTGAGGGGAAAGTTCAAGAGACCTCGTCTGAAGAAGGTCCGCATGTCGGCCGACGCCATGTTGAAGGCTCTGCTGGGCTCCAAACACACCGTGAACATGGACCTGAGGGCCAACCTGAAGCAGGTCAagaaggaggtgaaggaggag GATAAGAAGCTGCGCGACGTCGGAGACTGGCGTAAGAACATCGACGACAAATCTGATAGGAAGAAGATGTTTGACAGTTAA
- the LOC115056528 gene encoding uncharacterized protein LOC115056528 isoform X1 has translation MEAGADWNKDLSAQKLLDKKALRGQHGRIGKAGVSPGVSPGVVWVCLPQGDLSSAGIARTLHSLLNTQNILLIQSFTRSECAGSCPNLMMSKSEHADARPVPVALTPQLPPRAHRPLCVSVSSDSSGRFKALETQEWKNNLKAQMEQAHSAGAASSTGSLERASLFCASASTTVCGSSLSSPVEILNKSKSSSRFSLFSPPWNSSSESDSNPPSRSGSKKLRNYSRRAATGPAGARGPDTPEPKPSGPEHFQYSEPVISKVTDYIYVGNLNAAYNGRTLCRNNIDSIIDMSCVPGEPGPSLSLIPCTCSRGIRHSWSRLKVDIGDVPGALGDGPSLKQRCFEDINECIDASTEKRKRVLVHCRDGFSLAPTCIIQYLMVKQNMRLIAAYELLRAKYPVNIRECHQNVLVSLERALRPGGNVDPECFKQAISRKMAWT, from the exons ATGGAAGCCGGGGCAGACTGGAACAAAGACCTGAGTGCGCAGAAACTGCTGGATAAAAAGGCGCTCCGCGGGCAGCATGGAAGGATCGGTAAGGCCGGAGTCTCTCCCGGAGTCTCTCCCGGAGTCGTGTGGGTTTGTTTACCCCAAGGTGACCTCTCATCCGCAGGTATAGCCCGGACTCTGCACAGCCTGCTGAACACCCAGAACATCCTGCTCATTCAGTCCTTCACCCGCTCAGAATGTGCCG GCTCCTGTCCAAATCTGATGATGAGTAAGAGCGAGCACGCCGATGCGAGGCCCGTCCCCGTGGCCCTCACCCCCCAGCTCCCTCCCAGAGCTCACCGGCCCCTCTGCGTGTCGGTCTCCTCCGACAGCAGCGGACGCTTCAAGGCTCTGGAGACGCAGGAGTGGAAGAACAACCTCAAAGCTCAG ATGGAGCAGGCCCACAGTGCAGGAGCGGCCAGCAGCACCGGCTCTCTGGAGCGAGCGTCCCTCTTCTGCGCCTCAGCTTCCACCACAGTGTGCGGCTCCAGCCTGTCCAGCCCCGTGGAGATCCTCAACAAGAGCAAGTCCTCCAGCCgcttctctctgttctctccaCCCTGGAACAGCAGCTCCGAATCCGACTCCAACCCTCCGTCCCGGTCGGGTTCCAAAAAGTTGCGCAACTACAGCAGGAGAGCTGCCACGGGGCCAGCAGGCGCCAGGGGCCCTGATACGCCTGAGCCCAAACCTAGTGGCCCCGAACACTTCCAGTACTCTGAACCTGTCATCTCCAAGGTGACGGACTACATCTACGTAGGCAACCTGAACGCGGCGTACAACGGTCGCACCCTTTGCCGCAACAACATCGACAGCATCATTGACATGAGTTGTGTGCCGGGAGAACCGGGGCCCAGCCTCAGCCTCATACCCTGCACCTGCTCCCGCGGCATTCGTCACAGCTGGTCCCGCCTCAAGGTGGACATCGGAGACGTGCCGGGCGCTCTGGGCGACGGCCCGTCCCTGAAGCAGCGCTGCTTCGAGGACATCAACGAGTGCATCGATGCCTCCACGGAGAAGAGGAAGCGCGTCCTGGTCCACTGCCGGGACGGCTTCTCCCTCGCGCCGACGTGCATCATACAGTACCTGATGGTGAAGCAGAACATGAGGCTGATCGCGGCCTACGAGCTGCTGAGGGCCAAGTACCCGGTCAACATCAGGGAGTGTCACCAAAACGTGCTGGTGAGCCTGGAGAGGGCGCTGAGGCCTGGGGGCAACGTCGACCCCGAGTGCTTCAAACAGGCCATCTCTCGCAAAATGGCGTGGACCTGA
- the LOC115056528 gene encoding uncharacterized protein LOC115056528 isoform X3, translating to MEAGADWNKDLSAQKLLDKKALRGQHGRIGSCPNLMMSKSEHADARPVPVALTPQLPPRAHRPLCVSVSSDSSGRFKALETQEWKNNLKAQMEQAHSAGAASSTGSLERASLFCASASTTVCGSSLSSPVEILNKSKSSSRFSLFSPPWNSSSESDSNPPSRSGSKKLRNYSRRAATGPAGARGPDTPEPKPSGPEHFQYSEPVISKVTDYIYVGNLNAAYNGRTLCRNNIDSIIDMSCVPGEPGPSLSLIPCTCSRGIRHSWSRLKVDIGDVPGALGDGPSLKQRCFEDINECIDASTEKRKRVLVHCRDGFSLAPTCIIQYLMVKQNMRLIAAYELLRAKYPVNIRECHQNVLVSLERALRPGGNVDPECFKQAISRKMAWT from the exons ATGGAAGCCGGGGCAGACTGGAACAAAGACCTGAGTGCGCAGAAACTGCTGGATAAAAAGGCGCTCCGCGGGCAGCATGGAAGGATCG GCTCCTGTCCAAATCTGATGATGAGTAAGAGCGAGCACGCCGATGCGAGGCCCGTCCCCGTGGCCCTCACCCCCCAGCTCCCTCCCAGAGCTCACCGGCCCCTCTGCGTGTCGGTCTCCTCCGACAGCAGCGGACGCTTCAAGGCTCTGGAGACGCAGGAGTGGAAGAACAACCTCAAAGCTCAG ATGGAGCAGGCCCACAGTGCAGGAGCGGCCAGCAGCACCGGCTCTCTGGAGCGAGCGTCCCTCTTCTGCGCCTCAGCTTCCACCACAGTGTGCGGCTCCAGCCTGTCCAGCCCCGTGGAGATCCTCAACAAGAGCAAGTCCTCCAGCCgcttctctctgttctctccaCCCTGGAACAGCAGCTCCGAATCCGACTCCAACCCTCCGTCCCGGTCGGGTTCCAAAAAGTTGCGCAACTACAGCAGGAGAGCTGCCACGGGGCCAGCAGGCGCCAGGGGCCCTGATACGCCTGAGCCCAAACCTAGTGGCCCCGAACACTTCCAGTACTCTGAACCTGTCATCTCCAAGGTGACGGACTACATCTACGTAGGCAACCTGAACGCGGCGTACAACGGTCGCACCCTTTGCCGCAACAACATCGACAGCATCATTGACATGAGTTGTGTGCCGGGAGAACCGGGGCCCAGCCTCAGCCTCATACCCTGCACCTGCTCCCGCGGCATTCGTCACAGCTGGTCCCGCCTCAAGGTGGACATCGGAGACGTGCCGGGCGCTCTGGGCGACGGCCCGTCCCTGAAGCAGCGCTGCTTCGAGGACATCAACGAGTGCATCGATGCCTCCACGGAGAAGAGGAAGCGCGTCCTGGTCCACTGCCGGGACGGCTTCTCCCTCGCGCCGACGTGCATCATACAGTACCTGATGGTGAAGCAGAACATGAGGCTGATCGCGGCCTACGAGCTGCTGAGGGCCAAGTACCCGGTCAACATCAGGGAGTGTCACCAAAACGTGCTGGTGAGCCTGGAGAGGGCGCTGAGGCCTGGGGGCAACGTCGACCCCGAGTGCTTCAAACAGGCCATCTCTCGCAAAATGGCGTGGACCTGA
- the LOC115056528 gene encoding uncharacterized protein LOC115056528 isoform X2, translating into MEAGADWNKDLSAQKLLDKKALRGQHGRIGIARTLHSLLNTQNILLIQSFTRSECAGSCPNLMMSKSEHADARPVPVALTPQLPPRAHRPLCVSVSSDSSGRFKALETQEWKNNLKAQMEQAHSAGAASSTGSLERASLFCASASTTVCGSSLSSPVEILNKSKSSSRFSLFSPPWNSSSESDSNPPSRSGSKKLRNYSRRAATGPAGARGPDTPEPKPSGPEHFQYSEPVISKVTDYIYVGNLNAAYNGRTLCRNNIDSIIDMSCVPGEPGPSLSLIPCTCSRGIRHSWSRLKVDIGDVPGALGDGPSLKQRCFEDINECIDASTEKRKRVLVHCRDGFSLAPTCIIQYLMVKQNMRLIAAYELLRAKYPVNIRECHQNVLVSLERALRPGGNVDPECFKQAISRKMAWT; encoded by the exons ATGGAAGCCGGGGCAGACTGGAACAAAGACCTGAGTGCGCAGAAACTGCTGGATAAAAAGGCGCTCCGCGGGCAGCATGGAAGGATCG GTATAGCCCGGACTCTGCACAGCCTGCTGAACACCCAGAACATCCTGCTCATTCAGTCCTTCACCCGCTCAGAATGTGCCG GCTCCTGTCCAAATCTGATGATGAGTAAGAGCGAGCACGCCGATGCGAGGCCCGTCCCCGTGGCCCTCACCCCCCAGCTCCCTCCCAGAGCTCACCGGCCCCTCTGCGTGTCGGTCTCCTCCGACAGCAGCGGACGCTTCAAGGCTCTGGAGACGCAGGAGTGGAAGAACAACCTCAAAGCTCAG ATGGAGCAGGCCCACAGTGCAGGAGCGGCCAGCAGCACCGGCTCTCTGGAGCGAGCGTCCCTCTTCTGCGCCTCAGCTTCCACCACAGTGTGCGGCTCCAGCCTGTCCAGCCCCGTGGAGATCCTCAACAAGAGCAAGTCCTCCAGCCgcttctctctgttctctccaCCCTGGAACAGCAGCTCCGAATCCGACTCCAACCCTCCGTCCCGGTCGGGTTCCAAAAAGTTGCGCAACTACAGCAGGAGAGCTGCCACGGGGCCAGCAGGCGCCAGGGGCCCTGATACGCCTGAGCCCAAACCTAGTGGCCCCGAACACTTCCAGTACTCTGAACCTGTCATCTCCAAGGTGACGGACTACATCTACGTAGGCAACCTGAACGCGGCGTACAACGGTCGCACCCTTTGCCGCAACAACATCGACAGCATCATTGACATGAGTTGTGTGCCGGGAGAACCGGGGCCCAGCCTCAGCCTCATACCCTGCACCTGCTCCCGCGGCATTCGTCACAGCTGGTCCCGCCTCAAGGTGGACATCGGAGACGTGCCGGGCGCTCTGGGCGACGGCCCGTCCCTGAAGCAGCGCTGCTTCGAGGACATCAACGAGTGCATCGATGCCTCCACGGAGAAGAGGAAGCGCGTCCTGGTCCACTGCCGGGACGGCTTCTCCCTCGCGCCGACGTGCATCATACAGTACCTGATGGTGAAGCAGAACATGAGGCTGATCGCGGCCTACGAGCTGCTGAGGGCCAAGTACCCGGTCAACATCAGGGAGTGTCACCAAAACGTGCTGGTGAGCCTGGAGAGGGCGCTGAGGCCTGGGGGCAACGTCGACCCCGAGTGCTTCAAACAGGCCATCTCTCGCAAAATGGCGTGGACCTGA
- the LOC115056418 gene encoding troponin I, fast skeletal muscle-like isoform X1, with translation MTSSRKHHLKSLMLQIAAGMIEQEKKELKAVKEAYMAENCPAPSLSGDQAALMEICKKIHQAIDKIDEARYDAEAKVQKADKEIEDLKLKVIELAGVKKPALKKVRMSADAMLQALLGGKHKVNMDLRANLKQVKKEVKEEPTEAVGDWRKNIEDKADRKKMFETS, from the exons atgacGTCCAGCCGCAAGCATCATCTGAAG AGTTTGATGCTGCAGATCGCTGCCGGCATGATCgagcaggagaagaaggaacTGAAGGCGGTGAAGGAAGCTTACATGGCAGAGAActgccccgccccctccctcaGCGGAGATCAGGCCGCCCTCATG GAAATTTGCAAGAAGATCCATCAGGCCATCGACAAGATCGACGAGGCACGCTACGACGCCGAGGCCAAAGTTCAGAAGGCCGACAAAGAG ATCGAGGATCTGAAGCTGAAGGTGATCGAGCTGGCCGGAGTGAAGAAGCCCGCCCTGAAGAAGGTCCGCATGTCGGCCGACGCCATGCTGCAGGCTCTGCTGGGCGGGAAACACAAAGTCAACATGGACCTGAGGGCCAACCTGAAGCAGGTCAagaaggaggtgaaggaggag CCAACAGAGGCCGTCGGCGACTGGCGTAAAAACATCGAGGACAAAGCTGACAGGAAGAAGATGTTCGAGACCTCCTAA
- the LOC115056416 gene encoding troponin I, fast skeletal muscle-like — translation MSEKKMTSSRRHHLKSLILQIALNWIEQEKKDLVVAKEAYMAEHCPAPETSGDQAALMEVCKKLHAAIDKIDEERYDAEAKVAKTNKEIEDLKIKVVDLIGVKKPALKKVRMSADSMLQALLGSKHKVTMDLRSNLKQVKKEVKEEPTEAVGDWRKNIEDKADRKKMFETS, via the exons ATGTCTGA gaaaaagatgACTTCCAGCCGCAGGCATCACCTCAAG AGCCTGATCCTCCAGATCGCCCTGAACTGGATCGAGCAGGAGAAGAAGGACCTGGTTGTGGCGAAGGAGGCCTACATGGCCGAGCACTGTCCTGCCCCAGAGACCTCTGGAGATCAGGCCGCCCTCATG gaAGTCTGCAAGAAGCTCCACGCCGCCATCGACAAGATCGATGAGGAGAGGTACGACGCCGAGGCCAAAGTGgcaaaaaccaacaaagag ATCGAGGACCTGAAGATCAAAGTGGTGGACCTGATCGGAGTGAAGAAGCCCGCCCTGAAGAAGGTCCGTATGTCTGCTGACTCCATGCTGCAGGCTCTGCTGGGCTCCAAACACAAGGTGACCATGGACCTGAGGTCCAACCTGAAGCAGGTCAAGAAGGAGGTCAAAGAGGAG CCGACAGAAGCTGTGGGCGACTGGCGTAAGAACATCGAGGACAAGGCCGACAGGAAGAAGATGTTCGAGACCTCCTAA
- the LOC115056418 gene encoding troponin I, fast skeletal muscle-like isoform X2 yields MSDGKKMTSSRKHHLKSLMLQIAAGMIEQEKKELKAVKEAYMAENCPAPSLSGDQAALMEICKKIHQAIDKIDEARYDAEAKVQKADKEIEDLKLKVIELAGVKKPALKKVRMSADAMLQALLGGKHKVNMDLRANLKQVKKEVKEEPTEAVGDWRKNIEDKADRKKMFETS; encoded by the exons atgtCTGA tggaaagaaaatgacGTCCAGCCGCAAGCATCATCTGAAG AGTTTGATGCTGCAGATCGCTGCCGGCATGATCgagcaggagaagaaggaacTGAAGGCGGTGAAGGAAGCTTACATGGCAGAGAActgccccgccccctccctcaGCGGAGATCAGGCCGCCCTCATG GAAATTTGCAAGAAGATCCATCAGGCCATCGACAAGATCGACGAGGCACGCTACGACGCCGAGGCCAAAGTTCAGAAGGCCGACAAAGAG ATCGAGGATCTGAAGCTGAAGGTGATCGAGCTGGCCGGAGTGAAGAAGCCCGCCCTGAAGAAGGTCCGCATGTCGGCCGACGCCATGCTGCAGGCTCTGCTGGGCGGGAAACACAAAGTCAACATGGACCTGAGGGCCAACCTGAAGCAGGTCAagaaggaggtgaaggaggag CCAACAGAGGCCGTCGGCGACTGGCGTAAAAACATCGAGGACAAAGCTGACAGGAAGAAGATGTTCGAGACCTCCTAA
- the LOC115056414 gene encoding troponin I, fast skeletal muscle-like — MSEGKKMTSSRRHHLKSLILQIAANWLEQEANETAAAKDTYMQEKCPAPDLSGDQAALMEICRKLHQALDKIDEERYDAEAKVAKSTKEIEDLKLKVVELAGVKKPALKKVRMSADAMLQALLGGKHKVNMDLRANLKQVKKEVKEEATEAVGDWRKNIEDKADRKKMFETS; from the exons ATGTCCGA GGGAAAGAAGATGACATCGAGCCGCAGGCATCATCTGAAG AGCTTGATCCTGCAGATCGCCGCTAACTGGCTGGAACAGGAAGCCAACGAGACCGCCGCCGCCAAGGATACTTACATGCAGGAGAAATGCCCCGCCCCCGACCTGAGCGGGGACCAGGCAGCTCTGatg GAAATCTGCAGGAAGCTCCATCAGGCCCTCGACAAAATTGACGAGGAGCGGTACGACGCCGAGGCCAAAGTGGCCAAATCCACCAAAGAG ATCGAGGATCTGAAGCTGAAGGTGGTCGAGCTGGCCGGAGTGAAGAAGCCCGCCCTGAAGAAGGTCCGCATGTCGGCCGACGCCATGCTGCAGGCTCTGCTGGGCGGGAAACACAAAGTCAACATGGACCTGAGGGCCAACCTGAAGCAGGTCAagaaggaggtgaaggaggag GCTACGGAGGCCGTCGGCGACTGGCGTAAGAACATCGAGGACAAGGCCGACAGGAAGAAGATGTTCGAGACCTCCTAA